A single window of Penaeus vannamei isolate JL-2024 chromosome 24, ASM4276789v1, whole genome shotgun sequence DNA harbors:
- the LOC113807014 gene encoding major facilitator superfamily domain-containing protein 6, translated as MWEKLVRDMKINLFSADLMPLKFLFFMLFAANTTLYPYLAVHLQSLGFGADKAAVVFAIIPLVSIMGPPVAGAVADKIGNFKLFFSVMVAVSGLLSLFLLVIPAVPVPPGLSLTLLTDHLEPEYQDVNKLAEVLPKEESGKTVDAEYLQFIVITNQSGCDIYDEYQTTMDGINKINIGSAEPKATANLTLIQKTSNFSLMAVTTHHPLYCPTGVPLRPLSKGAEALLPEILMDYNTSALDIKNGNLSTDEDAWWRSGCDVKVPGLCEPHHADIIGAEALSFWTYLFARTFLNGAVNAAFTLFEGATLSLLKRHEGDYGLQRLWGYMGSMVFTPFSGWLIDTMSYGSSTPDFRPAFYLFVGLQGLAGLVALSVDLKFKPPSDQVIKNIWRFLHNVEVIMLFVAMGLSGAFFGFLEAFLFWFLGDLGASRSLMGLTVTVGAAAAIPLLIVMTPIVRKFGHICVIAMGFLGYAIRFAGYASIYNPVSALYFEALEGVTMGLMLSAGMTYASELSTTKTVVSLQALSGTLHYGVGKGAGSLVGGYMYHHLGARKTFRLMTVASLLSAIIFFIFHIFINHRNKLRRLNNEDVMLIDDEEMEIIKLKETDKSVRRVKRRENGKAKKGPSANGIYEYRLRVPKLDAETQTDDVVILEAAPAEVVVEPVEPVEPSAPAGLATPEASSFDEEMAEEPAYVEPASEEPEPVKPYLGDEEEG; from the exons CCAACACGACGCTGTACCCGTACCTGGCTGTGCACCTGCAGTCTCTGGGCTTCGGCGCGGACAAGGCGGCCGTGGTGTTCGCCATCATCCCGCTCGTGTCCATCATGGGGCCTCCTGTGGCCGGCGCCGTGGCTGACAAGATCGGTAACTTCAAG CTTTTCTTCTCCGTAATGGTAGCAGTGTCCGGCTTACTGTCATTGTTCCTGTTGGTGATCCCGGCAGTGCCAGTGCCTCCGGGCCTCTCGCTCACACTCCTAACGGACCATCTCGAGCCTGAGTACCAAG ACGTCAACAAACTCGCCGAGGTGTTGCCCAAGGAGGAGTCAGGCAAGACGGTTGACGCGGAGTACCTGCAGTTCATCGTCATCACCAACCAGTCCGGCTGCGACATCTACGACGAGTATCAGACGACTATGGATGGGATTAACAAG ATCAACATCGGGTCGGCGGAGCCCAAGGCCACCGCCAACCTGACCCTCATCCAGAAGACGAGCAACTTCTCCCTGATGGCcgtcaccacccaccaccccctgtACTGCCCGACGGGCGTGCCCCTCCGTCCGCTCTCCAAGGGGGCCGAGGCGCTCCTGCCGGAGATCCTGATGGACTACAACACCTCGGCGCTCGACATAAAGAACGGCAACCTGTCGACGGACGAGGACGCCTGGTGGCGGAGCGGCTGCGACGTCAAGGTGCCCGGCCTGTGCGAGCCGCACCACGCCGACATCATCGGCGCCGAGGCCCTTTCCTTCTGGACGTACCTCTTCGCCAGGACCTTCCTCAACGGCGCCGTCAACGCCGCCTTCACGCTCTTCGAGGGCGCCACGCTGTCGCTGCTCAAGAGGCACGAGGGGGACTACGGTCTGCAGAG GCTGTGGGGTTACATGGGAAGCATGGTGTTCACGCCATTCTCCGGTTGGCTCATCGATACCATGAGTTACGGAAGCAGCACCCCGGATTTCAG ACCCGCTTTCTACCTGTTCGTGGGACTGCAGGGTCTGGCCGGCCTCGTCGCCCTCTCGGTAGACCTCAAGTTCAAGCCTCCAAGCGACCAAGTCATCAAGAACATCTGGAGGTTCTTGCATAACGTGGAAGTCATCATGTTGTTTGTTGCCATGGGGTTGTCTG gTGCTTTCTTCGGATTCCTGGAAGCCTTCCTCTTCTGGTTCCTGGGCGATCTGGGCGCCTCCCGCTCCCTGATGGGCCTCACCGTGACCGTGGGCGCCGCCGCTGCCATCCCGCTGCTGATCGTCATGACACCCATCGTCAGGAAGTTCGGGCACATCTGCGTCATCGCCATGGGATTCCTGGGCTACGCCATTCGCTTTGCAG GTTACGCCTCCATCTACAACCCCGTCAGCGCCCTCTACTTCGAAGCTCTGGAGGGCGTGACGATGGGCCTTATGCTGTCGGCGGGGATGACCTACGCCTCGGAGCTGTCCACCACCAAGACGGTGGTGTCCCTTCAGGCGCTGTCGGGCACGCTGCACTACGGCGTcg GGAAGGGCGCGGGCAGCCTCGTCGGCGGCTACATGTACCACCACCTGGGCGCCCGCAAGACCTTCCGCCTCATGACCGTGGCCAGCCTGCTGAGcgccatcatcttcttcatcttccacaTCTTCATCAACCACCGCAACAAACTCCGCCGACTCAACAACGAGGACGTGATGCTGATCGACGACGAGGAGATGGAGATCATCAAGCTCAAGGAGACGGACAAGAGCGTGCGCCGAGTGAAGCGCAGAGAGAACGGCAAGGCCAAGAAGGGGCCCTCGGCGAACGGCATCTACGAGTACAGGCTGAGGGTGCCCAAGCTGGACGCCGAGACCCAGACGGACGACGTGGTGATCCTCGAGGCCGCGCCCGCCGAGGTCGTCGTCGAGCCCGTGGAGCCCGTGGAGCCGTCTGCGCCTGCCGGGCTCGCGACCCCCGAGGCCTCCTCCTTCGACGAGGAGATGGCCGAGGAGCCGGCCTACGTGGAGCCCGCCTCGGAGGAGCCGGAGCCCGTCAAGCCCTACCTCGGCGACGAGGAGGAAGGCTGA
- the LOC138866088 gene encoding golgin subfamily A member 6-like protein 7 — translation MNKNSSQMKIDTSQMKKDTSQMKKDTSQMKKDSSQMNKDTSQMKKDTNEERHESDEERHESDEERHESDEERHESDEERHESDEESYHRSQMKKDTSQMKKDTSQMKKDTSQMKKDTSQMKKDTSQMKKDTSQMKKDTSQMKKDESDE, via the exons ATGAATAAAAACTCGAGTCAGATGAAGATAGACACGAGTCAGATGAAGAAAGACACGAGTCAGATGAAGAAAGACACGAGTCAGATGAAGAAAGACTCGAGTCAGATGAATAAAGACACGAGTCAGATGAAGAAAGACACGA ATGAAGAAAGACACGAGTCAGATGAAGAAAGACACGAGTCAGATGAAGAAAGACACGAGTCAGATGAAGAAAGACACGAGTCAGATGAAGAAAGACACGAGTCAGATGAAGAAAGTTATCATCGGAGTCAGATGAAGAAAGACACGAGTCAGATGAAGAAAGACACGAGTCAGATGAAGAAAGACACGAGTCAGATGAAGAAAGACACGAGTCAGATGAAGAAAGACACGAGTCAGATGAAGAAAGACACGAGTCAGATGAAGAAAGACACGAGTCAGATGAAGAAAGACGAGTCAGATGAATAA